The following are encoded in a window of Pristis pectinata isolate sPriPec2 chromosome 1, sPriPec2.1.pri, whole genome shotgun sequence genomic DNA:
- the inha gene encoding inhibin alpha chain: MSLPHFALRPPAAPLSSVLLLLLTVQVPGRRAGCTMHSLSEDAILAKVQRKILQGLGLAEAPQSCNQTDQEARNPFSNPRLERRFTQWISHQKHNKDDDTSEVILFPVTGVPCDVQHEGFVGDHSYIFQPSVHSRERLVTSAEFWFYTGVRLPSPVTGTQPPAELYFLIEDSFVRVALSAAVEGKWATFHISEPFLPYVTHRVLFLQVKCPSCQCVVDQANLPFILSSTKSSRPGRTRRSTIPWSPAYVHLLQRPPSPELIHDDCHRSALNISFEELGWGTWIVQPRSFTFYYCNGTCSNSNRLTSSLGLKVCCSSVPSSVKPLRVRTTSDGGFTFKYETIPNIITKECACI; this comes from the exons ATGTCTCTGCCACACTTTGCGTTGAGGCCTCCTGCAGCTCCTCTGTCCTCAGTGCTACTGCTGTTGCTCACGGTCCAGGTTCCAGGGCGGAGAGCCGGCTGTACGATGCACAGCCTGAGTGAGGATGCAATTCTTGCCAAGGTGCAGAGGAAAATCCTTCAGGGCCTGGGCTTAGCTGAAGCACCGCAGAGCTGCAACCAAACCGACCAGGAGGCACGCAACCCCTTCAGCAACCCCAGGCTAGAACGACGCTTCACCCAGTGGATTAGCCATCAAAAGCACAACAAGGATGATGACACCTCAGAGGTCATTTTGTTCCCCGTTACCG GTGTCCCATGTGATGTGCAGCATGAAGGGTTTGTGGGTGACCACAGCTACATCTTCCAGCCGTCCGTGCACTCTCGCGAGCGCTTGGTGACTTCTGCAGAGTTCTGGTTTTACACCGGGGTGCGTCTTCCCTCCCCAGTGACCGGCACGCAGCCTCCAGCCGAACTCTACTTCCTCATTGAGGACAGCTTTGTTAGGGTGGCACTGAGTGCGGCAGTAGAAGGCAAGTGGGCCACCTTCCACATCTCCGAGCCCTTCCTCCCCTACGTCACACACAGGGTGCTCTTCCTGCAGGTCAAGTGCCCCTCCTGCCAGTGTGTGGTGGACCAGGCCAACCTACCCTTCATCCTGTCTTCCACCAAGTCCTCGAGACCCGGCCGGACCAGACGGTCCACCATCCCGTGGTCTCCAGCCTACGTCCATCTCCTTCAAAGACCCCCGAGCCCGGAGCTGATCCATGACGATTGCCACCGGTCTGCTCTCAACATCTCCTTCGAGGAACTGGGATGGGGCACCTGGATTGTCCAGCCCAGAAGCTTCACTTTCTACTACTGCAATGGAACCTGCTCCAATTCCAACAGACTGACGTCCAGCCTTGGCCTCAAGGTGTGTTGCAGCTCTGTCCCCAGCTCAGTGAAGCCCCTCAGAGTGAGGACAACATCCGACGGCGGCTTCACCTTCAAATATGAGACCATCCCCAACATCATCACCAAGGAGTGTGCCTGCATCTGA